The following are encoded in a window of Bos indicus isolate NIAB-ARS_2022 breed Sahiwal x Tharparkar chromosome 21, NIAB-ARS_B.indTharparkar_mat_pri_1.0, whole genome shotgun sequence genomic DNA:
- the IMP3 gene encoding U3 small nucleolar ribonucleoprotein protein IMP3 has product MVRKLKFHEQKLLKQVDFLNWEVTDHNLHELRVLRRYRLQRREDYTRYNQLSRAVRELARRLRDLPERDPFRVRSSAALLDKLYALGLVPTRGSLELCDFVTASSFCRRRLPTVLLKLRMAQHLQAAVAFVEQGHVRVGPDVVTDPAFLVTRSMEDFVTWVDSSKIKRHVLEYNEERDDFDLDA; this is encoded by the coding sequence ATGGTGCGGAAGCTTAAGTTTCACGAGCAGAAGCTGCTCAAGCAGGTGGACTTCTTGAATTGGGAGGTCACAGATCACAACCTGCATGAGCTACGCGTGTTGCGGCGCTATCGGCTGCAGCGGCGCGAGGACTATACGCGCTACAACCAGCTGAGCCGTGCTGTGCGCGAGCTGGCCCGGCGCCTGCGCGATCTGCCTGAGCGCGACCCGTTTCGCGTGCGCTCCTCTGCCGCGCTGCTGGATAAGCTGTATGCTCTCGGCCTAGTGCCCACGCGGGGATCGCTGGAGCTCTGCGATTTCGTCACGGCCTCGTCCTTTTGCCGCCGCCGGCTGCCCACCGTGCTGCTTAAGCTGCGCATGGCGCAGCACCTCCAGGCCGCTGTGGCATTCGTGGAGCAGGGCCACGTGCGCGTGGGCCCCGACGTGGTCACCGACCCCGCCTTCCTTGTCACGCGAAGCATGGAGGACTTTGTCACCTGGGTTGACTCGTCCAAGATCAAGCGGCACGTGCTGGAGTACAATGAGGAGCGTGACGACTTCGATTTGGATGCCTAG
- the SNUPN gene encoding snurportin-1: protein MEELSQALAGSFSVSQDLNSTAAPHPRLSQYKSKYSSLEQSERRRQLLELQKLKRLDYVNHARRLAEDDWTGMESEEEEEKKDDEEMDVDTGKELPKRYANQLMLSEWLIDVPSDLGQEWIVVVCPVGKRSLIVASQGLTSAYTKSGYCVNTFPSLLPGGNRRNSTTEKDYTILDCIYSEVNQTYYVLDVMCWRGHPFYDCQTDFRFYWLHSKLPEEEGLGEKTKRNPFKFVGLKNFPCTPESLCKVLSMDFPFEVDGLLFYHKQTHYSPGSTPLVGWLRPYMVSDVLGVAVPACPLTTKPEYAGYQLQQIIEHKKSKKEGIMGKLTPRASENGHYELEHLSTPKLKSPPQSPNHPESLMEN, encoded by the exons ATGGAAGAACTGAGTCAAGCCCTGGCTGGTAGCTTTTCTGTGTCTCAAGATCTGAACAGCACAGCCGCCCCACACCCCCGCCTGTCCCAGTACAAGTCCAAGTACAGTTCCTTGGAGCAGAGTGAGCGGCGGCGCCAGTTACTGGAACTGCAGAAATT aaaGCGTCTGGATTATGTGAACCATGCCAGAAGACTGGCTGAAGATGACTGGACGGGgatggagagtgaagaagaagaagaaaagaaagatgatgaGGAAATGGACGTTGACACTGGCAAGGAGTTACCAAAACGCTATGCTAATCAA TTAATGCTGTCAGAGTGGTTAATTGACGTCCCTTCAGATTTGGGGCAGGAATGGATTGTGGTCGTGTGCCCTGTTGGAAAAAGATCCCTTAtcgtggcttcccag GGTCTTACCAGTGCCTACACCAAGAGTGGCTACTGTGTCAACACGTTTCCTTCCCTTCTGCCAGGAGGCAACAGGCGAAACTCAACAACAGAGAAAG ACTACACCATTCTGGACTGCATTTACAGTGAGGTGAACCAAACCTACTACGTTCTGGACGTGATGTGCTGGCGGGGACACCCGTTTTATGACTGCCAG ACTGATTTCCGATTCTACTGGTTGCATTCAAAGCTACCAGAAGAAGAAGGACTGGGAGAGAAAACCAAGCGCAATCCA TTTAAATTTGTGGGACTGAAGAATTTCCCTTGTACCCCTGAGAGCCTGTGTAAGGTGCTATCTATGGACTTCCCTTTTGAG GTGGATGGGCTTCTCTTCTACCACAAGCAGACCCACTACAGCCCTGGAAGCACTCCTCTGGTGGGCTGGCTGCGCCCCTACATGGTGTCAGATGTTCTTGGCGTAGCTGTGCCAGCCTGCCCACTGACTACCAAGCCAGAATATGCTGGCTACCAGCTCCAGCAGATTATTGAGCACAAGAAGAGCAAGAAGGAGGGCATAATGGGGAAGCTCACACCCAGGGCCTCTGAGAATGGACACTATGAGTTGGAGCACCTGTCTACCCCCAAGCTGAAGAGCCCTCCCCAGAGCCCCAACCACCCGGAGAGCCTCATGGAGAACTAG